ttgcggtttcctcgctaacaaaatcttgttgtgtcttttacttttctatttccttaattataattgatttattataattagaagtaaaatacacaaacgttaattcctaattacttgatagcaatcctatagtgtttggttaagtctgaacctattatcaagtaatcatacttcgttgttgtattgtctcgatcttgtatccatagccaatcacgcaagttatcttgttgtcgtattgtctcgatctcgtatctatagacgatcacacgaagtgtgaaccgattcgttgtattgtctcgactcagtccatagacaatcactttcggagaaaggacttataggtggaaaagttttagattgaggtatatttgggtaccctcgtcttttcaaacgcGGAGCAAGCTGAAAGCATGGGTCTTTGGGAAGCAGTGAAATGGGCAAAGGAGCAAAAGCTCTCCAAAGTGGTCTTTGAGCTCGACGCGAAGGTAGTAGTAGATGCAGTCAATAAAGATCAAGGTGTTGTGGACCGGAGATTGAGAAACTTGATCAAAGATATTAAacagtattttatttattttacttcttGGAAACTTAGTTATTTCCCAAAGAAAGGTACAAAGTTGCAGACATTCTTTCAAAATTAGCTAGAGTAGATAGTGTATCCCATACTTGGGGTTTAGTTTCACTAGAAGAAATTAGGCATCAGTTAGCTGAAGATGCTAAGAATGTAACTCTTTAATTCGTTTCTCAATAAAATCACTttttttgcttcaaaaaaaaatcttaaatatttTGGATAAGTATTTCTAGGAATTACCTTTCACCAcgttttttcttattgttattattCTAAATAAAATCATTCTTCTTAGTTTTGGAGAAGGTTATTTTTGTTATTAAGTTCATTTTTAATTGATTATGGGTTTCTTATACAGTtaaacctcgataaatgaatgtcattaggacccaaaaaaaatattcgtttagcggggttatttatttatttagacgGTATTTTCTTAACTAAGAAGTTAAAATGTATAAGGGAAGATCTACAAATTTACCTAAAGGGTATTAGTCAAAATTCTTATCAATAATTCAATGGTCATAGAAAAAAAATAACCAATGGTTAACTGGTGTCATTTTTAGTTTACGTTATAGAAATGTGATGTGTGATGGACGTCGAACATCTTTTAAACTATCCTAACGAAAATGATGCAATTATTGAATCTCCAACAGACGAAGAATTATTGAGTCAGTAATATATGATGAGAATGATCCTGAACCAAATGATAGTAGCATCATACCAAATATGTCATTCAGAGATGCCTTTCAAGTGATGATCACCATAAAAAATTAATTGCTACAACGTgagcaaaatattccagaaattaTGCAAGCATTACATCAAATTAAGGATGCGGTGCATTTTGGTTTGGGAGGAAGAGAAAAACAACCAACCAAAGATGAAGAATTAACTTCACATTTTAGTTTAtttctatatatatttttatgtaaaatttacTAATTATGTATATTGGTttattctcatatatatatatatattttttttatatgaaatttagcaattattcgtttatatttctatagggcctttaaggattcgattttttttattcattaatgcattaagcgaggttattcatttatccccttggcccaagtcgggaccggagaaaattattcatttggcgaggttattcatttatcgaatATTCGTTTATCGAGGTTCGACTGTATCTAGAATCTAATGATGTGTTTTTGATACACAAAAAATAAGAATTGGGCTAGAAAAAAATAATCCCCATATCTTAACTAACTGAAGTTAATTACAGTATAATTTCTTTAACACATGGTTTTGGGACCAAGAAAGAGAAGTTATTATTTTTGTGGATaaagaatttattattttagaaagaTTACTATTTAAACGAGTATTATTAcattattggataacgattattacatgaaactagttggaagcctaacaagctaagctccaacgacataccactacattaattgaacaggttctTTGTGCTAGCCTACCATCGAGCCTCATGAGTAGCCTAGCCAAAGGAACCGAAGCGGATGGGAGGGccgagattgtgtcacaagggaggCAAACTAActataccttccatgttaatttctgcaatattacgttCATTGGGGGCTCGAACTTGGGACCTCCTGAAACGCATGAAATTTTGGGGAACGAgtattattttaaataatttatatTGTATAACTAACGGCTTGACTAAAATCGCCAGTTGACTAATTTGATTAACGGATCAACGACCCAATTCAAGATTGGACAAATGTAAGACCCAAAGGCTCCTAAATCATGTCAATACTAAGGATTCGAACTTTGATATTTTCTGTGGCATACACTTTGCACATATTGGAGTGAACATTGAGGCACTTTTTGCATATTAAACGAAGGTGGAAGATAAATCATAATTTAGGCTTCTATGAACCGGTTGTTCAATGCAAAATAATGCTTTGGGAATTTATTAGCTGAATGAATCTGACCATTTGAATTCATACCTGACGGATATGAGTGGTGGCCATTTACTAAAGTGGAAATTTGTGAGGAATCCAAACTTGGACCCTCTTTCTTCCAAAAATCCATCATTAAGATAGTATATACGGGTAGCCCAAAATATAAAATGTATCGTTAAGATTAGTAATTCAAGATTAAATTTAGACTTTCACATTTTTAGATGGACTAATCTAACCTTTATCCACTGTATATTATTAACAAAAATTCAACAATAAATATCGTTGAATTCATAATCAGTAGATAATCATGGCGTTTTTCGTGGGCGATTTTGTAGGGCTTCAGTTTCtccctttctctttctttttatacTTCAACCGTTAAACATGCTAAATCCTTTATTATCACCGTAGAAAAATCATTGTTACTCTCAAAACTCATAATCGGAGTTTATAACCATAAATAGGTTTActgattcatttttttttctattttctagTACGTTTTTCTTCATCTCTGTTAGCATAGGGTTTGGAAAGGATTTTgaggagtttttttttcttttttttcttttttataatcaGGTAAACTCGTTTTTCATTCAATGCTTCATATGTTAATGACTTTTAAAATTGTTGTAGCCTTCTTCATATTAGGCTGTGCATGACTCAACCTATCTCTTCATGAATCAGTTAATTTCTAATCATGatgattaatattttttgcttttttgtttttttatgggTTTTAGGGTTTGATGATTGTTAACTAGTGATATTTCTATCTATCACTTACGGCATATAATTACActcaagattattttttttcaaaagtttAGTAGTCACTGATAAATGTAGTTATCACATGCCATGATAATTGTTGATTTCACAATATATTATGAAATCTGTAACTTTCAAATTTCACTGCTTTTAGGAGGTGATACTTTATCTTTTCGTGTGACAAAAAAGAGTACAGTTGAAAACTTAAAGTATTAATATTCATCTCAATCACCGTTTGATGATAATCATATTCCTTCGTCATTGGACCGGAAATAGTGTGAAATGCAAAGTTATCAATGGCTGTGATAGTTGAATTCATCAATGTTGATAGCCGAACTTATCACTGTATGTGATTATTGGAATTACCAAAGTTCGTGGTAATCAAAACTATCCAACTATCATTGTCTGTATAATAGAAAGAATGAAAGATGGCAAGTATGTATGGTACTACGAAGTTAAATTCTAAAGGGACCTTTCACAACCATTGTAGTAATCTTTGGTATTAATATTCGATCATTGTTTATGAAAATCATACTTATTATTGTTTAATGGATAGAGTATTCCCTCGGCATTAGACGGAAATACTGTGAGATGCGAAATTACCAATGGGTGGTAATTTAATTTATCACTGTATTTGATAACCGGGCTTATCACTGTATGTGATTGTTGGAATTATCAGTCTGGGATAATCAAAATTATCACTGTCCGAGATAATACTAAGAAAGAAATAAACGGAAAAGATGAACAAGGTGATATATGTGTTTTTAATTAGGAAAAATGATCAAAGGAGCTCTGTTTGACTCCGGGAAGAAGAAGTAAACGAATATATATAGGAATTACCGGCGAGATAAACTATCGAAGCgtaattttggggatttttttctATATTTTTGGCTTGTTGACTATTTAGCCGTTTTCACCGAAGATTAAATATGGTTTTCATTTTTAGCTAAAATTTCGGAAATTACTAGTCGTCAAAATAAAAAGGTTAGGTTACTTTAGTAAAGTAAGATCTTAATAACTAATAATGGGTTTCACATATTTCAAATGGGTCCAGATCCCATGTCCCCTTCTTCCTTGTGCCCTCATGTCCCTTCCTATAATGTATCGACACGTGTCTCTTATTTATTTCCCATAATTCTTACTGTTAGAAAATCTCATTATTTTGAGAAATGAAAGCCGAAAGATAATCACTTTCCTTTGTTGGCGTTAAACCAAATCTGAACCTAATATCTACTTGTTAATCAGCAATGTTTTCTGTTGAAAGGAAAAATCAACACAGTTCATAAATCATGAAcgattaaaaataaaaactattCATGTGCCAAATGATCGTCAAGCACAACGCAAGCTGGATTTTGGTAAGAACATAGATTTCAGAATTTCTTTAGATGCTAATTCTAATTAAGAGTCAAATGCAGTGATAAATCAATTCGCTCGAGAATAAGCAAAGCACAAATTCCAGTAATGTTTGGAGAAGGGAAGGAGTGAATATCAATCCCACTTGGTTTGAAGGCTAGTTGATGATCGCAAGCATGAGTTTGAAGGATTATCTCTTAATATCCCATGTTCGTTACGATCATGTTTTAATACTCCATGCCCAGTAAGCTGAGGTAGATGGGGTAATCGTATCATTTTCTaaaacaacatcatcaaaattTTATTCTACATGAATGATGGACTACTACTAATACCTTCGACAAAatacaaaaatcaaatcaaattttattttaagcttgggtttatTTTGTTAACGTACTGCAACTCACTGATGCATCTCATACAATTAAGAAAATATGAacttgttaaaaaaaattaatattgagaAGAAATTTGATTCTCTTAGCGCCAacaaaggaaaatattttatctttCCGCTATTGTTTCTTAAAATAACAAAATCTTCAAACTGTAGAAAATATGGGAAGTAAATAAAATACACGTGTCGATACATTATAGGAAAGACACGAGGGCACATGAAAGAAGGGGACATGAGATCTCGACCCATTTCAAATCTTAATGGTGGGTCTCTTATATatagaaataaaaagaaaagggcTACACATATTTTTCCCCATTTACTAAACGTGCCTCTTGTTGATTATTGGGGCCCGGTTTATTGTTTGAATTACAGTTCGCCATATTAAAAGGTGAGAAGAGACTCGATTATTGCAGGTTTGGCATTGATAAGAGTAGTTAGACTCTGTCACACATGTAAGAATAGCTTTAGTTTAGCCTGGTGAGGGATACTAGCAACGCTTCGTGAATTTTTTGTGCCTGCCGCGTggaccaaaagttggatttagaaactgttttcaaactttttttttgttaatagaAGTCGTTCTCAAACTTTTTTCCCGACCTAACTTCTAACATTTTGCcgatcgagaaaaaaaaattcctgtTTTTCTACTTCTAAAAATCGAAAAGCTGCTTACGAGAGTGTCTCGTGTTTTGCATGAGTAAAATGGCATGAATATCGATGTGGATATAGGAATGGATATGTGGACAGATGCAAAAGTTATTTGGCATTAAAGCTGGTAGTGGAAAATGCCGACAAAAAGTTATTAGGCAGTTGGCACCGAACTTGACTAGTAAAATTCTTAACTAACAGTCTTGGGTTAAATACCTATCTTCTCTAAACCTTTATGGTTTCAAACTATGGAAATTACAGGCTCCGAGATACTCCTTCATACAGGGTCTGAAAAAAAGATGTTTCCGCAGCGAAATGTCTCACCAGTTCTACCATGGATGCTGAGACTATCCCTCTCTTTTATCACCTGCTTTTACAGTGCTACTGTTCGTTTAAACGGAACGGTTAACAGAAGCTTAGTGAGCACATTTGAGTACTTCCTCAAGCGTCCAGAAAACCCGAAACCAGTCCATGGCGTTATAACCTTAGACAAGTTGATCGACTCAAAAAGAGATCTCTGGTTCCGTCTTTTTATTCCGACGGAATTTCCATCGAATGACGGGAACAACAAACTCCCTGTGATCATCTTTTTCCATGGCGGTGCATTCACGTTCTTGTCTCCAGATTTGATCATATATGACGCAGTCTGTCGACGTATTGCTCGTAAAATTCCTGCTATCGTTGTCTCTGTCAACTACCGGCTCACTCCAGAACATCGGTTCCCGTCTCAGTATGATGATGGATTCGACACTTTGAAATTCCTTGATAAGAATAACTTCAGCGGATTACCGTCGAACGCAGATCTATCACGTTGCTTTATCGTTGGAGATAGTGCAGGAGGTAACATAGCGCATCACGTCACCGTCCGGTGGGCTTCCAAAGCCAGTGAGTTTCCAAAAGTTAAAGTGATTGGGTTGGTTGCCATCCAACCTTTTTTTGGCGGAGAAGAGAGGACGGAATCTGAGATACGACTCCACGGAGCTCCGGTAATCCCTTCTGTCCAGCACAGCGACAGGCACTGGAAAATGCTTACACCAGAAGGATCAAACCGTGATCATGAAGCTGTAAATGTTTTCGGCCCGAACTCTAAAACTGATATATCCAAACTAAAAGCATTTCCTGCGACGTTGGTGTTCATCGGTGGATTCGATCCGTTACAAGATTGGCAAAGACGGTATTATGATGGGTTGCAGAGTTTTGGTAAAGAAGCTTATTTGGTGGAGTACCATAACGTAATCCATGCTTTCTGCATGATTCCTGATTTCCaagaatcttttcttttgattaacGAGGTAAAACGGTTTATTTGGAATCAAATCAACTCGAATAATATGTTTCGAATTTATGCTGAAGAAACACAGAAGAATTACTAGTGAAGTGCTATTAGTGTAATTGTTTTTGGTTGGTGTCTAAGATTAGTAGTaatatattttgatttttctCTTTATAAAATTTCAAAACTGCCTTCCTTAACTCGTGAATGTTGGGCTTTTACGCTAGTCCTTACACTTTCCAAGCAAGATTTAGGCACTCAAGTTTTATGTTTCGGCTATGGATCACCATTAAAAAAGTATACTCCGATTTAGCCACTCAAGGTTTTCCGCTATTCACTACCattaatttttgggatttttaacaaactgccacacttgcaaatcccgattcaagaaaatgccaccatttttttcagagtttattaaatgccacaaccgttagataTTCCGTCAGGGCCCACTAACTCGGTCTATAATCATTGAAA
This genomic stretch from Papaver somniferum cultivar HN1 chromosome 5, ASM357369v1, whole genome shotgun sequence harbors:
- the LOC113284358 gene encoding probable carboxylesterase 18; amino-acid sequence: MEITGSEILLHTGSEKKMFPQRNVSPVLPWMLRLSLSFITCFYSATVRLNGTVNRSLVSTFEYFLKRPENPKPVHGVITLDKLIDSKRDLWFRLFIPTEFPSNDGNNKLPVIIFFHGGAFTFLSPDLIIYDAVCRRIARKIPAIVVSVNYRLTPEHRFPSQYDDGFDTLKFLDKNNFSGLPSNADLSRCFIVGDSAGGNIAHHVTVRWASKASEFPKVKVIGLVAIQPFFGGEERTESEIRLHGAPVIPSVQHSDRHWKMLTPEGSNRDHEAVNVFGPNSKTDISKLKAFPATLVFIGGFDPLQDWQRRYYDGLQSFGKEAYLVEYHNVIHAFCMIPDFQESFLLINEVKRFIWNQINSNNMFRIYAEETQKNY